A window of the Bacillus sp. A301a_S52 genome harbors these coding sequences:
- a CDS encoding PDZ domain-containing protein has translation MREATYTSNKSWLRWLVLFGILIIINFVQLPYYFSVPGEAKILTEVIEVEDGNPYEGTFMLTTIRMGKANIVNYVWALVSDKRELIPEDQVRPEGETDEEYHHRQLMMMTGSQELAVIVAYNYAGEEAYFENHGVLVTSVIPGMAAEGNLEVGDRIVAIEGEEVLEIDTLFDRLGVYSIGDDVSVTFERENETQSVQLLVEPFPEEVDPEGERGGIGIVNPVTDRELVNTPEIEIDTDQIGGPSAGLMFSLEIYNQLLDEDITKGYQIAGTGSIDEQGNVGRIGGVKQKVYASHEAGADIFFAPVEQGEAGSNYEIAVETAESIGTDMEIVPVNTFEDALQYLESIS, from the coding sequence ATGAGAGAAGCAACATATACATCAAATAAATCTTGGCTTAGATGGCTCGTTTTGTTTGGTATTTTGATCATTATTAATTTCGTCCAATTGCCTTATTATTTTTCGGTTCCTGGGGAAGCCAAAATATTAACGGAAGTAATTGAGGTAGAAGATGGAAACCCTTATGAAGGGACGTTTATGTTAACGACCATCCGAATGGGAAAAGCGAATATTGTTAATTATGTATGGGCACTTGTAAGTGATAAAAGAGAACTTATTCCGGAAGATCAAGTTCGTCCTGAAGGAGAAACGGATGAAGAGTATCATCATAGACAGTTAATGATGATGACAGGCTCACAAGAGTTAGCCGTCATAGTAGCTTATAATTATGCAGGTGAAGAAGCCTATTTTGAAAATCACGGGGTGCTAGTTACCTCAGTCATTCCGGGTATGGCTGCTGAAGGGAATCTTGAGGTGGGAGATAGAATAGTCGCTATTGAAGGGGAAGAGGTCCTGGAAATAGATACATTATTTGATCGTCTTGGTGTGTATAGTATTGGTGATGACGTTTCGGTAACGTTTGAACGGGAAAATGAGACACAATCTGTTCAATTACTAGTAGAACCGTTTCCGGAAGAAGTTGATCCTGAAGGTGAAAGGGGAGGTATAGGCATCGTAAATCCGGTGACTGATAGAGAATTAGTTAACACCCCGGAAATTGAGATTGATACGGATCAAATCGGAGGTCCTTCAGCAGGATTGATGTTTTCTTTAGAGATTTATAATCAATTGCTTGACGAAGATATTACGAAAGGGTACCAGATTGCAGGTACTGGCTCTATTGATGAACAAGGTAACGTGGGACGTATTGGTGGTGTGAAGCAAAAAGTTTATGCATCACACGAAGCTGGGGCTGACATATTTTTTGCGCCGGTAGAACAAGGCGAGGCAGGATCAAACTATGAAATAGCTGTAGAAACAGCTGAATCTATTGGTACAGATATGGAAATCGTCCCTGTTAATACTTTTGAGGATGCTTTGCAGTACCTCGAATCGATTTCCTAA
- the ylbJ gene encoding sporulation integral membrane protein YlbJ — MARLQFIKTVIYGVTASFLAVCFIMFPKEASAASLRGMTVWWDIVFPSLLPFFILSEFLIRFGVVTFIGVLLEPFMRPLFRVPGSGGFVWAMGLASGFPSGAKLTARLWQEGHLTKEEGERLVSFSNASNPLFIFGAVAVGFFQNVALGFLLAASHYLGNLLVGVIMRFHKLAVPSHTHYKQPTISLKQAIKNMHYDRLKHQEPLGKILGEAVNSSVQTLLMIGGFMIFFAVLNEILEIIRLTDLFAIVISFILALVNMPNELSPSIIAGLFEITLGSQRISDVSQATLLQQAVVTSFILAFNGFSVQAQVASILSETDIRFLPFFIARCIHGCISALLAFLLFTPLYVDRLSQPTFSLWQDPSVNKWAWGYEVLITYFQWLLQHGSLLTALCLIGWLCWYTFKPVSLKRS, encoded by the coding sequence ATGGCTCGCCTTCAGTTTATTAAAACCGTTATTTATGGGGTAACTGCAAGTTTTTTAGCAGTGTGTTTTATTATGTTCCCAAAGGAAGCATCAGCAGCTTCCTTAAGAGGCATGACAGTTTGGTGGGATATCGTTTTTCCTTCTCTCTTACCCTTTTTTATTTTATCTGAATTCTTAATTCGCTTCGGGGTAGTTACCTTCATTGGAGTCCTATTAGAACCATTTATGCGTCCTCTATTTCGAGTGCCAGGTTCAGGGGGATTCGTTTGGGCCATGGGTTTGGCTTCAGGCTTCCCTTCAGGAGCTAAATTAACTGCCCGATTGTGGCAGGAAGGACACTTAACAAAAGAAGAAGGCGAACGTCTCGTCTCCTTTAGTAATGCATCAAATCCATTATTTATTTTTGGAGCTGTCGCAGTAGGCTTCTTTCAAAATGTTGCATTAGGCTTTCTCTTAGCGGCCTCCCACTACTTGGGCAATCTACTCGTAGGGGTTATCATGAGATTTCACAAATTAGCCGTTCCATCACATACACATTATAAACAACCCACTATTTCTCTAAAGCAAGCTATTAAAAATATGCACTATGACCGCCTAAAGCATCAAGAACCCCTTGGGAAAATATTAGGTGAAGCCGTTAACTCTTCAGTGCAAACATTACTTATGATTGGTGGTTTCATGATTTTTTTTGCAGTGTTAAATGAAATTCTTGAAATTATCAGACTTACTGATCTTTTTGCCATAGTCATTTCCTTTATCTTAGCATTAGTCAACATGCCAAATGAGTTGAGCCCTAGTATCATTGCCGGCCTTTTTGAAATTACCCTTGGCAGTCAACGTATCAGTGATGTTTCACAAGCTACTTTGCTGCAACAAGCTGTCGTTACCAGTTTCATTTTAGCTTTTAATGGCTTTAGCGTTCAGGCTCAGGTCGCAAGTATTCTTTCAGAAACAGATATACGCTTCTTACCTTTCTTTATAGCAAGATGTATTCATGGATGTATTTCAGCGCTTCTAGCCTTTCTACTTTTTACACCATTATATGTAGATAGGCTTTCACAACCCACTTTTTCTTTGTGGCAAGACCCAAGTGTTAATAAGTGGGCCTGGGGATATGAAGTCCTAATAACCTATTTTCAATGGCTTCTCCAACATGGAAGTCTTCTGACCGCGTTATGCTTAATTGGTTGGCTTTGTTGGTACACATTTAAACCAGTTAGTTTGAAAAGAAGTTGA
- the coaD gene encoding pantetheine-phosphate adenylyltransferase codes for MMRTAVVPGSFDPVTLGHLDVITRSSKIFDRVIVAVLHNQQKKPLFSVEERMALIEESTNKLTNVEVANFNGLLIDFVCEHKASVIIKGLRTVADFEYELQMATVNRHLNENIDTFFIMTNSDYAHLSSSIVKEVAKYKADLKSMVSLPVERALKEKFN; via the coding sequence ATAATGCGAACAGCTGTGGTTCCAGGGAGTTTTGATCCCGTTACATTAGGGCATCTTGATGTCATCACTCGAAGTTCTAAGATTTTTGATCGTGTGATTGTAGCGGTTTTACATAATCAGCAGAAAAAACCGTTATTTTCAGTAGAGGAGCGAATGGCATTAATTGAAGAATCAACTAATAAGCTCACAAATGTAGAGGTAGCTAACTTCAATGGTTTATTAATTGATTTTGTATGTGAGCATAAAGCTAGTGTAATTATTAAAGGACTCAGAACGGTGGCTGACTTTGAGTACGAGTTACAAATGGCAACGGTTAACCGTCATCTGAATGAAAATATTGACACTTTTTTTATCATGACAAATTCTGATTATGCCCATTTAAGTTCAAGTATCGTAAAAGAAGTGGCTAAATATAAAGCAGATTTAAAGAGTATGGTGTCACTTCCTGTTGAGCGAGCATTAAAAGAGAAATTTAACTAA
- the rsmD gene encoding 16S rRNA (guanine(966)-N(2))-methyltransferase RsmD, whose amino-acid sequence MRVISGKQKGISLKSVPGHSTRPTTDKVKEAIFNMVGPYFDGGIMLDLYAGSGAMGIEALSRGMSKAVFVDRDRKAIETIYSNLKTVRCLEEAEVFKIEAKRALNAINKNERQFDLIFLDPPYAKQTLFDELTFIDKHNILLQDGYIVAEHSSKVLLDDHYKTFTRTKEERYGDTSVTIFKSLASEESI is encoded by the coding sequence ATGAGAGTGATTAGTGGAAAACAAAAAGGGATCTCGTTAAAAAGTGTCCCAGGGCATTCAACAAGACCTACAACTGATAAAGTTAAAGAAGCTATATTTAATATGGTCGGCCCATACTTCGATGGAGGTATTATGCTAGATCTTTATGCTGGCAGCGGTGCCATGGGAATTGAAGCCCTAAGTAGAGGCATGTCAAAGGCTGTTTTTGTAGACAGAGATCGAAAAGCGATCGAAACAATTTATTCGAATTTAAAGACGGTTAGGTGTTTAGAAGAAGCAGAAGTCTTCAAAATTGAAGCAAAACGAGCATTAAATGCGATCAACAAAAATGAAAGGCAGTTCGACTTAATTTTTCTAGATCCTCCTTATGCAAAACAAACGTTATTTGACGAACTAACATTCATAGATAAACATAACATTTTACTACAAGATGGTTACATAGTTGCAGAGCATAGTTCAAAAGTGTTATTAGATGATCATTATAAAACGTTTACTCGAACAAAAGAAGAACGTTATGGGGATACTAGTGTCACCATATTTAAATCTCTAGCATCGGAGGAGAGTATATAA
- a CDS encoding DUF2129 domain-containing protein, giving the protein MVANRVGLAIWIHSLKQVKQLKRFGNVHYVSKRMKYVILYCDEEKSDETIQRLQSLHFVKDVSKSMRPWLKTEYQSSTSDKAKKDDYKMGI; this is encoded by the coding sequence ATGGTAGCTAATCGCGTTGGCCTTGCAATTTGGATTCATTCTTTAAAACAGGTAAAGCAGTTGAAACGTTTTGGGAATGTTCATTACGTTTCCAAAAGAATGAAGTACGTGATTTTATACTGTGATGAAGAAAAATCAGATGAGACGATACAGAGATTGCAGTCCTTACATTTTGTGAAAGATGTTTCTAAATCAATGAGACCTTGGCTAAAGACAGAATACCAAAGTTCTACATCGGATAAAGCTAAAAAAGACGATTACAAAATGGGAATATAA
- a CDS encoding YlbF family regulator: MATILTDVNILQEADQFSEMIVSSDVFQHYVQIKQEVQLDKEAQVMLKDFKALKEKYEEVQRFGKYHPDFRGISSEVRECKRKLDTHPLISAYKTAEKELENLLNEISQTIAFSVSKDIKVPTGNPFFDQASSCSGGCGSGGSCGCN, encoded by the coding sequence ATGGCGACGATATTGACAGACGTAAATATTCTCCAAGAAGCAGATCAATTTAGTGAGATGATAGTGTCTTCGGATGTTTTCCAACACTATGTTCAAATAAAGCAAGAGGTACAACTCGATAAGGAAGCTCAAGTTATGCTTAAAGATTTCAAAGCACTTAAAGAGAAGTATGAAGAGGTGCAGAGGTTTGGTAAATACCACCCTGATTTTCGTGGAATTTCGAGTGAAGTAAGGGAATGTAAACGTAAATTGGACACGCACCCGCTTATTTCAGCCTATAAGACTGCGGAGAAAGAGCTGGAAAATTTGCTTAATGAAATAAGCCAGACGATTGCTTTTTCTGTATCAAAGGATATTAAAGTTCCTACCGGAAATCCGTTCTTTGACCAAGCTTCTAGCTGCAGTGGTGGCTGTGGTTCTGGTGGAAGTTGCGGTTGTAATTGA
- a CDS encoding YlbD family protein produces MSQSLHPDVKRFKTFVKKNPYVLRDVKSGEKTLQDIFEEWMLFGEEDDIWESYLNDDEEKGETKKSNEEDEEDSTIDVLNMLKNMNLNDIQHHLGQFSTVVQSVQELVSQFRQQQTPDPSQGPPEQQSPFSFTED; encoded by the coding sequence GTGAGCCAATCCTTACATCCAGATGTGAAGCGATTTAAAACGTTTGTGAAAAAAAACCCATATGTACTTCGAGATGTGAAGTCAGGAGAAAAGACGTTGCAAGATATTTTTGAGGAATGGATGCTCTTTGGCGAAGAGGATGATATTTGGGAATCTTATTTAAACGATGATGAGGAGAAAGGTGAAACAAAAAAAAGTAATGAAGAAGATGAAGAGGATTCGACTATTGACGTACTCAATATGCTAAAAAACATGAATCTAAACGATATTCAGCACCACCTTGGTCAATTCAGCACCGTTGTCCAATCTGTTCAAGAGCTTGTCAGTCAATTTAGACAACAACAAACACCAGATCCATCACAAGGCCCTCCAGAGCAGCAATCGCCCTTCTCATTTACAGAAGATTAA
- a CDS encoding CAP domain-containing protein, with translation MKVLKIFVFTFVMVSIAVFYLAENPLLVEKLPFLKDTEDMTNSSKEHESLTPPPTDESLLYEWINVEEEILLESFGEPKRIDVTPYGYEWYIYDFENYYVQFGIKEATIVTAFSNSEEAPLGKEEIGDSYEQLDDYYSFEPSESLKEATGRYTFELTERDLRRRPLLHIENDVWGQFYFDEVKNKLSSVRYSTEDVLLVHRPYSLTYSGELPDVEDLTNDDNRAWEEGLTLQVFDLTNHIRKRHDLNVLEWHEDTADTAYGHSREMSEEDYFSHTSPVTGSLGDRLNQYEIAYALAAENIAANHFDSIEAVEAWMNSEGHRLNILNEEFTHLGVGVYNQYYTQNFILLQ, from the coding sequence ATGAAAGTTTTAAAAATCTTTGTTTTTACGTTTGTAATGGTTTCTATAGCAGTGTTTTACTTGGCTGAGAATCCCTTACTAGTGGAAAAATTGCCATTTCTTAAAGACACTGAAGACATGACTAATTCCTCAAAAGAACATGAGTCTCTTACACCTCCTCCAACAGATGAATCACTCCTCTATGAATGGATAAATGTAGAAGAAGAAATATTGTTAGAAAGTTTTGGAGAACCGAAGCGAATTGATGTTACACCTTACGGTTACGAATGGTACATTTACGATTTTGAAAACTATTATGTACAGTTTGGTATCAAGGAGGCTACCATTGTCACAGCATTTAGTAATAGTGAGGAAGCCCCTTTAGGCAAGGAGGAAATTGGAGATAGTTACGAGCAACTTGATGACTATTATTCCTTTGAACCCAGTGAGTCATTGAAAGAAGCTACAGGGAGGTATACGTTTGAGTTAACTGAAAGAGATTTAAGAAGACGTCCTCTTTTACATATTGAAAATGATGTATGGGGGCAGTTTTATTTCGATGAGGTTAAAAATAAACTTTCATCAGTACGCTACTCGACTGAAGACGTGTTACTTGTTCATAGGCCATATTCACTTACGTATAGTGGTGAGTTACCTGATGTTGAGGATCTTACTAATGATGACAACAGGGCATGGGAAGAAGGGCTGACACTGCAAGTTTTTGATTTAACTAATCATATAAGGAAGCGCCACGATTTAAACGTCCTTGAATGGCATGAAGACACAGCAGATACTGCTTATGGGCATAGTCGTGAGATGTCGGAAGAGGACTACTTTTCGCATACATCTCCAGTGACAGGCTCACTAGGCGATCGGTTAAATCAATATGAGATTGCTTATGCATTGGCAGCAGAAAATATTGCTGCTAACCATTTTGATAGCATTGAAGCGGTAGAAGCCTGGATGAATAGTGAAGGCCATCGGCTTAACATTTTAAATGAGGAATTTACACACCTAGGGGTAGGTGTTTACAACCAATACTATACGCAAAACTTTATTTTACTGCAGTAA
- a CDS encoding CBS domain-containing protein, which produces MTMLRDIMTSNVDTCTPNDNVYEVAMKMKQDHVGAIPICENDKLIGMITDRDIVVRGVAEKRPISTSVQEVMSDHLFTATPDMDVQEAAKLMAEKQIRRLPIIEGQKLIGIVSLGDLAVHTSTEHQAAIALTEISEQPQYHH; this is translated from the coding sequence ATGACAATGTTAAGAGATATTATGACAAGCAATGTTGATACGTGTACACCTAATGATAATGTTTATGAGGTAGCCATGAAAATGAAACAAGATCATGTAGGTGCGATTCCTATATGTGAAAATGATAAGCTCATAGGGATGATCACTGATCGAGATATCGTTGTAAGAGGTGTGGCAGAAAAACGACCTATTTCTACGTCAGTACAAGAGGTTATGAGTGATCACTTATTTACTGCTACACCAGACATGGATGTTCAAGAAGCAGCTAAACTAATGGCAGAAAAACAAATTCGCCGATTACCAATTATTGAAGGCCAAAAGCTTATAGGTATCGTGTCCTTAGGTGACTTGGCTGTTCACACTTCTACAGAGCATCAAGCTGCGATCGCCCTTACAGAAATATCTGAACAGCCTCAATATCATCATTAA
- the ytvI gene encoding sporulation integral membrane protein YtvI — protein sequence MSSHNIKKYIYIAIGVIIAILLFYFILPVSLPIILALITALFLSPTVKTLVKRAKLSRNIAVFIVFVLFLLFIVMLGYFTFTRALSQLNQFVENLPSIINEINITWMSLLENLRMQFDHLSQDIVNEIDAAVTSQLLTMRDTLQEINIVGYATSILVKIPSYIVSFLVYLIALYLFLLDIPRLKLKVFSYMSDKTAEKVSFMSARLSYVIFGFFKAQFLVSIIIFIVTLIGLLFIAPEVALIMSIFIWMIDFIPIIGSIAVLAPWAGYHLIAGNNVLAIQLLVLAAILLTIRRTVEPKVMGHHIGLSPLATLISLYIGLMLFGAVGFVLGPLVVILFTSAKEAGIIKVNFKV from the coding sequence TTGTCGTCACATAATATTAAAAAGTACATTTATATAGCAATTGGTGTCATCATTGCGATATTGCTATTTTACTTTATTTTGCCGGTCTCTTTACCCATTATCTTGGCATTAATTACAGCACTTTTTTTATCACCCACTGTAAAAACCCTAGTGAAGAGAGCAAAGTTATCACGTAACATCGCCGTTTTTATCGTATTTGTGCTTTTTTTACTTTTCATTGTTATGCTCGGGTATTTTACTTTTACCCGTGCGCTAAGCCAATTAAATCAGTTTGTGGAAAATTTACCGTCAATTATTAATGAGATAAATATTACATGGATGTCTTTATTAGAAAACCTTCGCATGCAATTTGATCATTTATCTCAAGATATCGTGAATGAAATTGACGCAGCTGTTACCTCTCAGTTACTTACTATGAGAGATACGCTGCAAGAAATCAACATCGTCGGTTACGCAACAAGCATTTTAGTTAAAATCCCATCCTATATTGTATCCTTTTTAGTTTATTTAATTGCTCTCTACTTATTTCTATTAGATATACCTCGACTAAAATTAAAAGTATTTAGCTACATGTCTGATAAAACAGCTGAAAAAGTTAGTTTTATGTCTGCTAGATTATCATATGTCATTTTCGGCTTCTTTAAAGCACAGTTTCTCGTCAGTATTATTATATTTATCGTGACACTAATCGGGTTGTTATTTATTGCACCTGAAGTGGCGTTAATAATGTCGATTTTTATCTGGATGATTGATTTTATTCCAATCATCGGCTCTATAGCCGTATTAGCTCCATGGGCTGGTTATCATTTAATTGCTGGAAATAATGTTTTAGCGATCCAATTACTCGTGTTAGCCGCCATTCTTCTCACAATTAGAAGAACTGTGGAACCTAAAGTAATGGGACACCATATCGGCTTATCACCACTTGCTACACTCATTTCTCTTTATATAGGCTTAATGTTATTCGGAGCAGTGGGATTCGTTCTTGGTCCACTTGTGGTGATTTTATTTACGAGTGCTAAAGAAGCTGGGATTATAAAAGTCAATTTTAAAGTGTAG